From Pelosinus fermentans DSM 17108, the proteins below share one genomic window:
- a CDS encoding GGDEF domain-containing protein has translation MDMIKNMAFLDYLFDGIYLVDKEGAILFANQSAEKISGYSASEVMGLKYNENILQEAPNKNEPSTLENSILCEKTVYLRHKDHSLIPITIRLIPLLNDHGLSTVTLIAFTKTIFIENVNQVKDLARKAFVDTLTGLPNKEYLDSKLKSLMTSTEIQNNNTLGLFFVKLDNLKQINDIHGTLAGDMTLKAVAKILFENKQHPNNIICRWDSSLFFILTNFDKKFLMLNWATKVKNLLQALTVPGYNTLSPMIYISGVITPLGENLDVLYIALDEELKNSYHSGSNISIRDLPTI, from the coding sequence ATGGATATGATTAAAAACATGGCATTTTTAGACTATTTATTTGATGGAATCTATTTAGTTGACAAAGAAGGGGCTATTTTGTTCGCTAACCAATCAGCAGAAAAAATAAGCGGTTATAGTGCATCTGAGGTCATGGGGCTTAAGTACAACGAAAATATCCTACAAGAAGCTCCCAATAAAAATGAGCCATCTACTTTAGAAAATTCTATTCTTTGTGAAAAAACAGTCTACCTGCGTCATAAAGATCACTCTTTGATCCCAATTACAATTCGTTTGATTCCCCTGCTAAATGATCACGGTCTAAGCACTGTCACATTGATAGCTTTTACCAAAACTATCTTTATCGAAAATGTGAATCAAGTAAAAGATTTAGCTCGCAAAGCGTTTGTCGACACTCTTACAGGGCTTCCTAATAAAGAATATCTCGATAGTAAACTAAAAAGTTTAATGACATCTACAGAAATTCAAAATAATAATACTTTGGGCCTGTTCTTTGTTAAACTCGATAATCTTAAACAAATTAATGATATTCATGGTACATTAGCAGGAGACATGACGCTAAAGGCTGTCGCAAAAATTTTATTTGAAAATAAGCAACATCCCAACAATATTATATGCCGATGGGATAGCAGTCTATTTTTCATCCTAACTAATTTCGATAAGAAATTCCTCATGCTAAATTGGGCTACCAAAGTAAAAAACTTGCTGCAAGCATTAACCGTCCCTGGTTATAATACTCTTTCGCCAATGATCTATATCAGCGGAGTCATCACTCCACTAGGAGAAAATTTGGATGTTCTTTATATTGCCTTAGATGAAGAGTTAAAAAACAGTTATCACTCAGGCAGCAATATCAGCATTCGCGATCTTCCAACTATCTAA
- a CDS encoding metal-dependent hydrolase encodes MIIFNWAIHIIIGLFFSLEFAMQPMDILFIVIGSILPDIDHHRSMLGRLNIFVGFMSHRGFCHTLLGCAVLSIPFLCIKGAAPYVFLGGISHLFGDALQSIFGSKIFKIKGW; translated from the coding sequence GTGATTATTTTCAATTGGGCAATACATATTATTATAGGACTTTTTTTTAGTCTGGAATTTGCAATGCAGCCGATGGATATTTTATTTATAGTGATTGGCAGTATACTGCCGGATATTGACCACCACAGATCGATGCTTGGTCGATTAAATATTTTTGTAGGTTTTATGAGTCATAGGGGGTTTTGTCATACATTATTAGGATGTGCTGTCTTATCAATTCCTTTTTTATGTATTAAAGGGGCTGCGCCTTATGTATTCTTAGGAGGAATTTCCCATTTGTTTGGAGATGCACTGCAATCTATATTTGGTTCCAAAATATTTAAGATTAAAGGTTGGTAA